The sequence below is a genomic window from Microbacterium sp. cx-55.
ACAGGTCGAGGCTGTTCACGAACTCGCGGCCGGCGCCGACGCCGCCCTTGAGTTCGAACGACAGCACCGCTCCGACACCGCGCGGGGCGTACTGGTTCGCCGCGGCGTACCAGGGCGAGGTCGGCAGGCCCGAGTAGTTCACCGACGCGACGTCGTCCTGGTTCTCGAGCCACTCCGCGATCTCCTGCGCGTTCTGCACGTGACGCTCGATGCGCAGCGACAGGGTCTCGATGCCCTGCAGCAGCAGCCAGGCGCTGAGGGGGGCGATGGAGGAGCCGAGGTCGCGGAGCAGCTGCACGCGGGCCTTGGTGATGTACGCGACGCCGTCGCCGAGGGCGCCGGTGTAGCTGAGCCCGTGGTACGACGGGTCGGGCTCGGTGAGACCCGGGAAGCGCTCGACGTTCTCAGACCACGGGAACGCACCGCCGTCGACGATGACCCCGCCGATGGTCGTGCCGTGGCCGCCGAGGAACTTGGTCGCCGAGTGCACGACGACGTCGGCACCGAACTCGAACGGGCGGATGAGGAACGGGGTCGCGATCGTGTTGTCGACGATCAGCGGCACTCCCGACTCGTGCGCGACGTCGGCGACGAGGCGGATGTCGAGGACGTTGATCTTCGGGTTTCCGATGGTCTCGGCGAAGAAGAGCTTCGTGTTCGGCCGGACCGCGCGACGCCACTCGTCGGCGTCATCCTGGTTCTCCACGAACGTGGTCTCGATACCGAGCTTCGCCAGCGTGTACTTGAACAGGTTGTACGTGCCGCCGTAGATCGAGCTCGACGACACGATGTGGTCGCCGGCTTCGGCGACGTTCAGCACGGCGAAGGTCGAGGCGGCCTGGCCGGAGGCCACGAGCAGCGCGCCGGTGCCGCCCTCGAGCGCGGCGATGCGCTCTTCGACGACGCTGGTGGTCGGGTTGATGATGCGCGTGTACACGTTGCCCGGCTCAGCGAGCGAGAAGAGGTTCGCGGCGTGGTCGGCGTTGTCGAACACGTACGACGTGGTCTGGTAGATCGGGGTGGCCCGGGCGTTCGTGGTCGGGTCG
It includes:
- a CDS encoding bifunctional o-acetylhomoserine/o-acetylserine sulfhydrylase produces the protein MSAPENWRFETKQVHSGAAPDPTTNARATPIYQTTSYVFDNADHAANLFSLAEPGNVYTRIINPTTSVVEERIAALEGGTGALLVASGQAASTFAVLNVAEAGDHIVSSSSIYGGTYNLFKYTLAKLGIETTFVENQDDADEWRRAVRPNTKLFFAETIGNPKINVLDIRLVADVAHESGVPLIVDNTIATPFLIRPFEFGADVVVHSATKFLGGHGTTIGGVIVDGGAFPWSENVERFPGLTEPDPSYHGLSYTGALGDGVAYITKARVQLLRDLGSSIAPLSAWLLLQGIETLSLRIERHVQNAQEIAEWLENQDDVASVNYSGLPTSPWYAAANQYAPRGVGAVLSFELKGGVGAGREFVNSLDLFSHLANIGDVRSLVIHPASTTHAQLTPEQQLTAGVTPGLVRLSVGIENVDDLKADLEQALASARRSVEAARA